A genomic window from Raphanus sativus cultivar WK10039 unplaced genomic scaffold, ASM80110v3 Scaffold0626, whole genome shotgun sequence includes:
- the LOC108836558 gene encoding acyltransferase GLAUCE-like: protein MQLDISHHVLVYIIKIKFQTQITDSTQYTTKLERERKMGTSYQESSSLLLQNLKMTIKEASLIFPSEETLARERKSMFLSNVDQILNFDVQTVHFFRPNKDFPPEIVSEMLRQALVRAMDVYEFLAGRLRLNPSSGRLDVDCNGAGAGFVTAASEYTLEELGDLVYPNPAFAKLVTSHLQTLPKDDQPLFAFQVTSFKCGGFAMGISTNHTTFDGLSFKSFLDNLASILTENPLSTPPCNDRTLLKARTPPRVTFPHHELVQIQDSETTTVFEATSEHLDFNIFKLSSQQILRLKEKASESISSGRVRATGFNVVTALIWRCKALSLVEEEEEEDLEKESTILYAVDIRGRLNPQLPSSYTGNAVLTAYAKARREELLEEPFGRIVEMVGEGSNRITDEYARSAIDWGEMYKGFPHGEVLVSSWWKLGFAEVEYPWGKPKYCCPVVYHRKDIVLLFPDIDGDSKGVYVLAALPSKEMTKFQNWFEDTLS from the exons ATGCAACTAGACATCTCTCACCATGTGTTAGTCTATATAATAAAGATTAAGTTTCAAACCCAAATCACAGACTCCACTCAATACACAActaaactagagagagagagaaagatgggTACTTCGTACCAAGAATCTTCATCATTGCTTCTTCAAAATCTCAAAATGACGATCAAAGAAGCATCACTCATTTTCCCATCTGAAGAAACCTTAGCTCGTGAGAGAAAATCTATGTTCTTGTCCAATGTCGACCAAATTCTCAACTTTGATGTCCAAACGGTTCATTTCTTCCGACCAAACAAAGATTTTCCTCCTGAGATCGTGTCGGAGATGCTGAGACAGGCATTGGTGAGAGCAATGGACGTTTACGAGTTTCTGGCCGGGAGACTTCGGCTGAACCCTAGCTCTGGTCGGCTGGATGTGGACTGTAACGGTGCCGGAGCTGGGTTTGTAACGGCAGCGAGTGAGTACACTTTGGAGGAACTTGGAGATTTGGTTTATCCAAATCCAGCTTTTGCTAAATTGGTTACAAGTCACCTTCAAACTTTGCCTAAAGATGATCAACCATTGTTTGCTTTTCAG GTGACATCCTTCAAGTGCGGTGGATTTGCAATGGGAATCTCAACAAACCATACAACGTTCGACGGACTTAGTTTCAAATCATTTCTCGACAACTTAGCCTCCATTCTAACCGAGAATCCCTTATCAACACCTCCATGCAACGACCGTACTCTTCTGAAAGCTCGTACTCCACCACGTGTCACATTCCCACACCACGAGCTTGTCCAGATTCAAGACTCCGAGACAACAACCGTCTTCGAGGCCACTTCAGAGCACCTAGACTTCAACATCTTCAAGCTATCATCTCAACAAATCTTGAGGCTGAAGGAGAAGGCCTCAGAGAGTATTAGTAGTGGTCGTGTTCGTGCTACAGGTTTCAACGTCGTAACCGCTTTGATTTGGAGGTGCAAGGCACTCTCTttggtagaagaagaagaggaagaggatctTGAAAAAGAATCAACTATTCTTTATGCGGTGGACATCAGAGGGAGGCTGAATCCTCAGCTTCCCTCTTCGTACACGGGAAACGCGGTTTTAACGGCGTACGCAAAGGCTAGACGTGAGGAATTGCTGGAAGAGCCGTTTGGGAGGATAGTAGAAATGGTAGGAGAAGGGTCGAATCGGATAACGGATGAATACGCGAGATCAGCTATAGATTGGGGAGAGATGTACAAAGGGTTTCCACATGGGGAGGTTTTGGTTTCGTCGTGGTGGAAACTAGGGTTTGCGGAGGTTGAGTATCCTTGGGGGAAGCCTAAGTATTGCTGCCCCGTTGTGTATCATAGGAAAGACATAGTTTTGCTGTTTCCAGACATCGATGGAGATAGTAAAGGTGTTTATGTCTTGGCTGCTTTGCCTTCTAAGGAGATGACCAAGTTTCAGAATTGGTTTGAAGACACCCTTTCCTGA